The sequence below is a genomic window from Paenibacillus sp. DCT19.
CTGATAGAAGCCCTGCCACAGATAACGTCCAGATTGGCCCTTTCTTATCCACCAAATAACCGCCGCCTCCTGCCCCAATCCCTGAAGCCAGCGCAAGTGGTGTAAACCAATAACCTGAGGCGGTGTTAGACACACCCAGATACTGCTCTACGAAGCCAGGAATGAAGATGACCGAAGCTAGAATAGCGCCTGAGAAAAAGGCGATGAGCAGTGTCCAGCGGAAGGACGCAATGCCCAGCAACTGTGTGGACACAACCGGTTCACGTCCTGATCCTTCGAGCCTTCTCTCAAGAAAGTAGAATACGATCAGTACAACTACACCCAACAAGAAAAATCCATAAAACATCGGTGAACCTACGCTTTGCAGCATATTTACACCGTCCAAATTACTGAAGCTGTACATGAGACTGAGCACACCAATAGTTAGAACAGCAATCCCGCTCCAGTCCACTGCCGCACGGTTCAATTCCTGTTCATCCTGAATATAACGAATACCCGCAATGAACAGTAGGATTGCAATCGGTACATTGATGAGAAATAACCAGTGCCAGTTCCCTGTCATATCCAAAATAAAAGCACCAATGTTTGGCCCCAAGATGGCAGCAACCCCATTCATACCTCCCAACAAGCCCAATGCTGTGCCTTGGCGCTCTGCTGGAAACTTACTGAGCACATAGGAGCTTGCAATGATGAAGATCCCTCCACCGCCTAATGCCTGAATAACACGAGCAACGAGAAAGAACGTAAACGACGTACTTAATGCCACGAGTAAAGACCCAATGCCAAATAAAGCTACTTCAATAAGAAATAACTTCTTACGACCATAGCGGTCTGAAAGTTTACCTGCGATAGGCACACTTACAGCAAGACCGAGAGTGTATAACGTAATCGTCCATGCACCCCAAGTTGGTGATACCCCAAATGAGGCATTCAACGTCGTTAGAGACGATGTGATGATCCCATTATCCAGAGCCGCCATAAATACCCCGACCGCAAACAGAATTAACGGCCATTTCATTTGTTTCTGCATCTCGTGTTACCTCCCGATCACATCATAATTTTGCGATAGATAAACGGACATTATTAAACGCACACAAACTGAACTGATACATCTATATTAAACACTTAAGAACAATTATGACTCACTGGTCATTTTAAATCAAACCCATTTGTTATGTCAATTTATAAATATATAGTTGCAAGTGATATAACACCCTTAAATAAAAAATACCGCCCAACGATTCCTTAGAATCAGAGGGCGGTACTCATATTTTATAACGTGCGTCTGATTTTATCTGTATAGACGACTCTGAATGATGATGAAGATCAAGTTGATATCGTCAATGACCTCGCCTGAATTACTTCATCAGATGACGATTGAGGAATTTCTCAATCGCTCTATACAGATCCAACTGGTTTTCTACATTGGCGAAGCCATGACCTTCATTTGTTTTTAACATATAAGGCACATCTACCCCGCGCTCACGCAGCGCTTCAACAATCTGGTCTGATTCAGCCTGTTTAACACGTGGGTCATTCGCTCCTTGAACGACGAACAAAGGCGCCTTCATCTGATCAATATGGAACAATGGCGAGATCGCCGTAAGCAGCTCCTTATCCTTCTCTGGGTCACCTACACGCTCATAGAACATGTTGCGCTCTGATTCCCAATAAGGTGGCAGTGAGTCCAGCAAAGTGAAGATGTTGGAAGGTCCAACATAGCTGATTCCAGCAGCGTATACGTCTGGAGTGAACGCCAGACCAGCCAAGGCAGCATATCCACCATAAGATGCTCCGTAGATCGCTACTCGGTCCGCATCAACGGTTCCTTCTTCAATCAACCAATTTACTCCGTCTGTAATGTCGTTCTGCATGTCTTTGCCCCACTGTTTATTGCCTGCATCCAGGAATTCCTTACCGTAACCTGTAGATCCACGAAAGTTCACCTGCAGCACAGCGTAGCCTCGACTAGCGAGGAATTGGATCTCAGGGTTATACCCCATGAATCACGAGCCCAAGGTCCACCATGTGGCACCACGACCAATGGTAACTGGGAAGCCTCGACTCCCTTCGGCAATGTCAGATATCCATGGATGGTCAATCCATCACGTGATTTGTACGAGATTGGTTTCATGTCGGACATTTTGTCCTCATCAATCCATGGGGCAGCATCGGCCAGCTTATCCAGCTTGCCTGTTACCGAATCATAGAAGTAGTACGTGCCCATCGACTTGTCGCTATAGGAAATAAATAATACCTGGCCTTCTTCACTGATACTGGACAGGCTAATCTCTTTGCCTGGAACCTTAGCCTTGATGTCTTCCATCAGCTTTTTGAATTCAGCATCAAAAAATTCATAGTTTACTTTATCCGTTTCGTATACAGCTGCAAGAATTTTACCTTTGGCTTTGGATGGCACAAAACTATTAACATCTACGTCTTTGTTTTCAAAGATCGTTTTGGTTACTTGCTTAGTGCTAGGGCTATACTCAACAATTGCTGATTTGTCCCGATCCAAGTTAGAGATTGCGTAGATATTTTTGTTATCGTACGTGAACATAACTGGAGCAAAAGTCTCTCCCAGCTTTGTTGTTAACAACGGCTCAAATGGCTTATCTTCAGAATCACGATACATCAATGAAGAGACATTGCCGTCACTGGATACAGCCACACGGATTTTGCCCTCATGGTCTGTCAGCCAGCCCGTAATATTACCTGGGTTCTCTGCAGCAAGAGTGGCCTCACCAGTATTGATATTGATGCGATATACATCGAAAATCTGAGGATCACGTTTATTCATTGCCACCAGAATTTCATCCGGCACACCTTCGAGCGGATCAATTAAACTCGCTCTGGTGTTAGGGTATGGTGTGAGATCCTTATTGTTTTTGCCATCAATATCCGTTACATAGATGTGGTAGTTCTCATCTCCTGCAGCATCTTTGATGTAGAGCAGCTTATTATCGGTTGCCCATCCAAATCCCATGATGCTCCGTTCAGACTCGCTCGTCACCCGAACAGACTTGTCCTGTCCATTCTCTTTGACCACGATGTTCATACGGTTATTCCACGGCTCCAAGTAAGCCAGATGTTTACCATCTGGGGACATTTGGAATCCTGCCTGAGCAGGCTGTTTGAAGAAGTACTCTAGCGGTGTAAGACCCTCAGACTTCACATCTAGACCTAGCGCAAGATAAAGCGCATCAGCAAATTCCCCGTGAGTTACAGATTGTTTGGCATTAAATGCTGAGCCTTCAATGATAAAATGTTGCTTGATCCGTACAGCATCTTCCACATGAACCGCCGGAATCTGTTTCATATCGCTGTATACAACTTGAATTCCGTTGTCTTTTAATTCAAATGCCCGAGTAAACAACGAGGCCATCTGTGCCCGTGTCAGTGGTGCATCTGGAGCATAACCTTTCGCTTTTCCTTGAATCAGCCCGCTTTGCTTCAGCGCATAAATTGCCGGTGCTGCCTCATCGCTCGCTGATACGTCCGCAAAACCAGTAAGTGAAGCTGGAGCATCCAATTTAAGTACACGCTGTAAAATAACTGCTGCCTCTGCTCGAGTAATCGGCGTGTTTGATTCTACTGTACCGTCTATGTATCCCAGTTGTTGTAACGTTTGTGTTGCTTTTGAAGCGATTGTTTCTGCAACGGTTGCTGTAGGTTTAACAGCTTCCGCAGCTTGTACTGCAGGCTGAATCAGAGCAATAGACATAGCCATGCTCAGCGTTAATGCATATACCTTCTTGCTAATCGAGTTCAATTCATTTCCCCCTTATAAGTGAAATTCATAATATTATGGAATATTCCGTAAATCCATATTATCATGATCAAGCTTATATTGGAAAGAACGCCCATCTGACATCGCCGGTTGGTAGATAGACATCCGAGTTCCCGTTGCATGGTTATATGGTATGTTACTGTGATCCAGCAAACCCGTAGTTGAACAACTTCTTCGTTTCCACAAAGCGTCCTTCCCGGCTTTCGGAACCAAATACAACCGAAATCAATCGTTTACCATTGCGCTCCGTTGTTCCAACAAAGTGGTACCCTGAATCCTCGTCATATCCTGTCTTCAATCCATCATTGCCATCATAAGCATATGGGCCACCTAGGGAGGACAACATCCAATTCGTATTGCTCATATACATGCCTCGCTGATGGATGGACACCTGCATCTGACTGGAGGTCTCTAAAATCTGTGGGTAGTTGGTAATAAGATATTTAGCTAATTTACATGCATCTATAGCTGTCATCACGGTCTGCCCTTGAATCGCTTCAGGACGGTTGGGACCCAGCAGCTTCTCGCTCAATCCAGTTGAATTCGTAAATACGGTCGTGTCTGATAATCCAATGGCCGCAGCTCTCTTATTCATCGCAGACACAAAGTTTTGTTCTGATCCGCTGATATACTCAGCGAGTGCAACGGCCGCATCATTTGCAGAGTACACGGCTACAATCTGAAACAACTCACGCACCGTGAATTGCTCACCTTGCTTCAAAGCTAGATGACTTCCGCCAACCGAGCTTGCATACAAACTAATCGTAACAGAATCTTCCCAATGGATATCTCCGTTTGTGATCGCATCGAGAACAAGCAACTCGGTCATTAACTTACTGACCCCTGCCGGAGCTGTTCCTTCTGAACCATTAAAGTCCAGCAAAATCTGCTCTGTTCGCATATCCATCAGCACAGCAGACTCCGCTTTGATTCCCGGTTTGCCTACTAACATGTCTGGTTTAACACCCAAATATATAATAATGAGCAGAGCTAACAGCATTCCTGCACGTTTCCACCACTTTTTCATCATGAATTCACCTCTTACCTATATAGACGAAGTGAAGAGGCATTTTGTCTGCACTTTTTTGAAAAAAAGTTAAATTTTTTTTATTTTTTTGTCATCAAATAAAAACATGGATTCCTACACCCATGCCAGAGTGTAGAAATCCATGTTTAGATGGTTCATTTTATAACATCCTAGAAGAATGATTCATAGATTTAATCACCGAAAGTTACGAAGGACCCCAATCCTTAATCGATGTTAAATCATTGTAAAAGTAACCTTTACTTCTAATCGTGGCACTTTAGATCATGCACGACTTTAGATTTACTCAGCTACGACAGCTTTGTCTGCATTAACAGCCAATTCGTGCAAGTATACGCCAGTACCGTCACCAATTGCGTAGTTCATTACACGTTTGTTAACAGGTACTACAACTGCACGATACAGTGTTGGGAATACAGGAACTTCATCAACCATGTACTGCTGCCATTCGTTGTAAATCTCTTTACGCTTGTCTACATCGAATGCTTCAGCGGATACACCTGCTGCCAGCAATCTGTCGTTTTCTTCGCTAGAGAATCTAGGGAAGTTATACAGTGCGTCGCGGCCATACAATCCAGAAGGATCTACGTCGATACCAACGCCCCATGCTGCTTGATATACATCAATGTTAGGATCATCTTTACCTGTGTTACCTACGCGGTCATAGAAGCTGTTGAACTCAACCATTTCAAGGTTTACTTTCAGACCGATTGCTGCCCAAGATTGAACATAGTAACGTGCCAGTGGTTCAGCTGTGTCGCCACCTGTCATAGATACGAAGTTAATTTCGAGTGGGGAACCGTCCGGATTGGTACGGAATTCACCATCTAATTTGTATCCAGCTTCGTCTAGCAATTTTTTCGCAGCTTCAGGGTCATAAGCAACACCTGGGTTGTTAGAATCGTGGAACTCAGGGTGAGATGGTGGAATCAGAGTTGTTGCATTCCAACGCAAACCGTTATAGAAACGTTTACCAACCTGATCATTATCTACAGCCATCCACATTGCTTTACGCAAGTTTTTGTCGCCCATTTTAGCATCTGTATTACTTACAACTTTACCATTGTCAGCATCCCATGTACCCAGTTTGAAACCGATGTACGTGTAAGCACGGTCGATCGTACCAAGGAATTCTACGTTAGACATGTCCGCATTGTCTTTATATTGATCTGTCGGGAACGCATCTACGAGGTCTACGCCGCCAGATTTCAATTCTTGAACAACCGTTGTTGGGTTAATAACTTTCAAAGTTACTTTATCCAACTTCGGAGCTCCACGCCAGTAATCTTCGTTCTTCACATAAGTTACTGACTCACCTGGAGTAATGGTTTCAACTTTAAATGGACCGAAACCAATTGGCGTTTCACGTACTTCTTTGGAAGAAGACATTTTCGCTACTTCCATATCACCGAAGATATGTTTAGCGAGTGGGTAAGTCCACACACCACCTGTCAACAGGGAAGGTGTGGATTCTTTATACGTAATGCTGATTTGTTTCTCACTCAGCACTTTAATACCAGAGATTGTATCTGCAGTACCTGCATGGAACTCGTCCATACCTACTACACTTGTGAAGTTGGAATCGTAACGAGGACCATCATAGTCTTTGCTACCAATAGTTTCATAAGCAAACTGCAGATCTTCAGCTGTTACAGGCTTGCCATCATGCCAGTTTACGTTATCACGAATCGTCAATGTGAACGTCTTGCCATCTTCGGATGTTTCGTATGTTGCTGCACCATCATTAGTGTATACATAGTCTTTGTCCCAATCTAGCAAACCTTCATCAAACCATCCCAGAACTTTGGAGTCCGGGTTACCAGAATAGAAGTTAAAGTTTAATGTACCTTCAAAAGCCGTATCGGAAACGAGACCATAGGTGATTGATCCGCCTTCAATCGCTGTGCCTTCATTTGTTTTAACATTGTTGAAATCTTCAATGGAGTAAACGCCCTCTTCATTAGCAGGCTTTTCTTCCGTCTTCTCTTCCCCTTGATTAGCCGTAGGCGCTGGAGTTGCTTCTTTCTCTGAGCTACATGCTGCAAGCACCAGTACGAAGACCAACATCACTGTGAAAAATATACCCCGTGAAAAAAATCCTTTTTTCATGAACCTTTCCTCCCTTTTTTTAACCTCTTCTTTGTCTTGCATCAGTCGCACGCTTCAGAGCTTGTCCGACATTATTTATACTCAACATCAATACTAAGATTAGTAGTGACGCAGGTAGCCATATCCACCATCTAAATTCCAACGTTTGCGGATTACGAGCATAGCTTACGAGTGTTCCAAGACTAGGCGTACTTTCTGGGAAACCAAACCCCAGGAAAGACAACCCGGATTCGAGGCCAATGTTGGCAGCGAGGTTCAACGTCATCGTTACGATAATTATCGAACTTAGATTGGGAAGAACCTGTGAGAAGATAATCTTCACATGGGATGATCCCAATGTTTTTGACGCTTTTACATATTCTAGTTCACGCTCCTGCAATGCCTTAGACCGGATCAGCCTAGCAATCCCCATCCATAGGAAGGCAGTCATAATTAGCGAGAACGAAATAATATTATATTTGGGTACTGCTGTAACAAACGCGATAACGATCATCATAAACGGAAGAACCATGAAGAAATCAACAATACGCATGAATATATTATCAACTAATCCTCCGAAGTAACCGGATAGGATACCGACCACGATTCCCAATAACCCTGTCATTAGCGTAACCAGGATTGCAATCGTTAGTGAGTTACGTGTACCGATGATTAGTTGTCCGAATACATCACGACCTCCGTAGTCAGTCCCGAGCCAATATTGCGCAGAAGGCGGCTCATACAAGGCGAACAAATCTACTTTTACGATTTCATCTTGATCCAAGAGCAGTGCTGTTCCATATACCAGTAATAAGACGACCCCCAAAAATATGAGCGAGATTAATGCAATCTTATCTCGGACAATTTCCCTCCACAATATGTTCAGGCTGGAGGGGCTTTTATCAATCTTCTGTGAAGTTATAACGACATCATTGGCCTTGCTCATCTTATTCACCCCGAAATCTTCAAGTTCTTACTTAATCCGAATACGCGGATCTACCAATCCCAGAATAATGTCAGACAACAATGATCCTAGAATTGTAGCTATACCAAATAGTAGGACAAGCGCTGTTACAACACTGAAATCTCGAAGAGAGATTGAGGTCAGGAACAACTGCCCCATGCCCGGATAACTGAATATACTCTCAATGAAAATCGTTCCTCCGATAAGCCCCGTAATCTCATAACCGAAGAATGCGGCGATCGGCAGTAGAGAGTTTCTCAAAATATGTCTGTTGTACACTCGTGATTCCGAGGCACCCTTGGCTCTAGCAGTAAGAACAAATTCTTTATGCTTGATATCAATAATTTCACTACGCAAGTACTGAACAGTTGATACTGTAGTAATCAATGCCATAGATAATGCCGGTAATAACAAATGATAGAACTTGCTTGCAATGTACTCGAATGTTCCTGGTGTAAGTCCAGGTGCTACGCTACCTCCCGTCGGGAATAAGCCAAAGTGGAAACCAAAAATCCACAACATAACGAGTGCAAAAATAAATAATGGTGCTGCAAAACCTAGATAGGTATAACCCGTAATTAATCGGTCAGACCATGTATCATTATAACGACCACTGATAATACCTAGTGGAATCGCAATTAAATACGTGAATACAAGTGTTGCAAACGCAAGCCAGAACGTATTCGCTATACGTTGACCAATGAGATCCATAACTGGCATTTTAAATCGGAAGGATTGTCCAAAATCACCTTGTGCGGCATTTCTGATCCAGTCCCAATACTGCACATACCATGGATTATTAAGGCCAAGTCGTTCCCGCTGTTCATCCAGTGCTTTCGGATCAATGCTTGGATCAAGCAAACCGGTTAGTGCATCCCCTGGCATCGCCTTGGCCATCAAGAAGACCAAAAGACTAAGCAAAAAGATCTGAGGGATCATAATCATGATTCTTCGTACTATTATTTTCCACATGGTCTTCAACCTTTCTGAGGTAGAGCTACTCGGTGAGTATTAGAAATGGATTGGAGCGAGTATGCAAGCCCTTCCTCATCAAAGAAGTTTCGATATGAATTCTCGTACTCTGACTTGACCATTTTACGAAAGGCAACCATTTCCTCCCGTTTGCTTGGATCCATATCCGGAATAGCTGCAATAAGACGTTTGGTATAGATATGCTGTGGGTTCTCAAAAATATCATCTGTTGTTCCCTGCTCCACATATCGACCTTTATACATAATCCCAATCTGATTACACATATGCCTTATGATCCCGAGATCATGGCTAATGAACAGATAGGTCAAATTCAATTCCTTTTGAATATCCTGCATGAAGTTTAGCACCTGGGCTTGTACCGATACGTCCAGTGCGGATACAGGCTCATCAGCAATGATCAGTTTCGGCTTCAAGGCGATTGCTCGCGCAATTCCGATCCGCTGACGTTGACCACCGGAGAATTCATGTGGATATTTGTAGATGGATTCAGGACTAAGCCCGACCTTCTCTAGTAATTCTCTTACTTGTTTTTTCTCTTCCGTAGCCGTCAGTCGCTCGTAGTTACGGAGTGGCTCGGCAATGATATCAATAACCCGCTTCTTCGGATTAAGGGAAGAGTACGGATCCTGGAAAATCATTTGCACATCGCGCTGAAGCTGCCGATCTTTACGACGTTCTGTGGCTAGATTTTTGCCATTAAACATGACCTTGCCCTCTGTTACGTGATTCAGACCGATAATGGCTCTTCCTGTCGTCGTTTTACCAGAACCAGATTCCCCGACAAGTCCATAGGTTTGTCCTTGTTCGATGGAGAAGCTAACATCATCAACTGCTTTGATACTTCCAATCTCGCGCTTGAGCAAGCCACCACGAATCGGAAAATGTATTTTGAGTCCTTCTACTTCTAGTAGTGCCATTATGTTGTTCCTCCTCAGCTTTGATCAGGGAAATGAAAGTGCTGGTAACAGGTGCATCTTACATAGTGACCTGGCGCAATTTCATGCATCTGTGGGTTCTCTTCATGAGCCGAATCATCAATCCATGGAATTCGGGCCTTGAAGCGGCACCCTTGGCGAGGAAGATTTTTAAGTGAAGGAACGATGCCTTGAATGACATGCAGCTTCGACTTCTCGTCTGTATCTGTAATCGTAGGAATAGAATTTAATAGTGAACGTGTATAAGGATGTTGAGCATTGCTCATCAAGGTATAGATATCTGCAATTTCAACAATCTCACCTGCATACATGACTGCAACCCGGTCGGCCATTTCAGCTACTACACCGAGGTCATGCGTGATTAGGATGATGCCTGCATTGATCTCATTCTTCAGATCGCGAATAAGTTCTAGGATTTGTAGTTGAATGGTAACATCCAGTGCGGTAGTTGGCTCATCGGCAATTAACAGTTCAGGTTTATTGGCAATCGCAATGGCTATAACAACTCTCTGTCTCATACCGCCTGATAGTTCGTGAGGGTACTGCTTATAAATATGTTCAGGTCGTGGAATTCCGACTTGGTTAAGCAGATCGATAACTTTCACTTTCTTATCTTTGGAAGAAAGCTTAGGTTGATGCAGCGTCAGAATCTCTTCGATCTGTTCGCCGATAATCATTAGAGGATTTAGTGCTGATAACGGGTCCTGGAAAATCATACCCATCTCATTACCACGAAGTTTGTTTAATTTGTTAGGAGATATATTAGCTATATCCTGTCCTTTATACAAAATTTGACCTTCAATTTTTGCTTTGTTGTGCAAGCCCATCAGTGAGAAGGCAAATGCACTTTTTCCCGATCCCGATTCTCCTACGATAGCTAACACTTCATTTTTCTTAACGGTAAGGTTAACGTGGTCAACTGCTGCGTAATAGTCATCTTCAATTCTGAAAGATGTAGTTAGATTTCTGACTTCCAATAGGTCTGTATTCAAATCAATCACCCTAACCCCAAAATTTCCGCAGAATGTATTCTTCACAAGATGAATGCATCCACTGTATATTTCCATGTTTTTGAAGACAACGAACAAATTTTTATACAAAATGCGAATTCAGCAAATGAATTAAACTTTTGTATTTTAATTTAGACCATTGGTCAATTAATGTTGAGCATTCCTACCGGGATTATATAGCAAAATAATTAATGTAATCATACGTGTAAATTTAGGTGACGTCAATGCTTATTTTGAGATTTTTGGAATAAATGTTTTTTATACCACAGTTTTGGGTATTAGCTATGCTAAAAAGGTAAATATTAAGGAGTTTCGAGCATTAAAGGAGGGGGACATCTGGAAGTTTTACATTAAGTAGAGTTGTCAAAATTATAAACATAACATTAACGTTACATATAATGTATATATAAGTGTAGCATATAGCCGATATAATCTCTTATAATAAACATATATGTTAACTTTGTGATATGTGTGGTTAGTTCTAGTCGTTTAGAAGTAAACGCATACTTACAAACAAATATATACAAATATGATACTGGCTACCCTTTTATTGAATCAACGGTTTATTGCTAGTTATTATAGTATAAATTTTTTTATTTACTGCTGTAAAGGACTAATTGTCATCTTTTATCATTTTTTTTACAAAACAATGAAAAAAGCCCTGCAAAATGCAGGACTTTACTAATAAACATACGTATAAGTGAATATTAATAATATTAATTATTGCATAACCGGTGGTCGTTTGCCCCGCTTTAATTCGTTAATGCTTAAGCCAAAATCCATTTGCAAATGAGGGTAGTCGGGAAAGTTAGCCCAATCCCCTCCCCAAGTAAATCCCAGGTCTTTTGCAAGCGCAACAACCTCCATCCAATCAGGCTCACCATTACCGTTATCGTCTCGTTCCATATCCCATACAATCTCTCCTTGAGGTGTACGAAGAGCGAAATCAATGGCTAATCCATAATTGTGATAAGATTCTCCGCCTCTGGCGTTGGTGACAATGTTCCCAGTACCTGTACGTCCTTGATCAAACAGTGCATCCTGTTCCTCTATACTTCGATAACCATGAGTAATGACAACCTCTATGCCACGCCTGGCTGCTTTTCGTACCAACAGCTCCTCACTCTCAGCGACAAGGGGATGTAGGCCTGTAATTGGAATAACTTCTTGCGAGCTCCCCGGCCATATTTCATATACATCATCTTTTTGCTGAAGCCATATATATACAACGACAAGGAGCAAAGTAGCGATAAGCCAAAATCGTAAACTACTTTTCCGTTTTTGCTGTTTTTTGCGTTTCGATTTGTTCATTATAATCTCCTGATGTAGTGAACTTTAATATGACCACCTTCATTTAGCCTATACCTTATATCATAACATCGGACTTTCCTAATGCACAATTTAGCCGAATAATATCCAAACGCAAGTGCATTTTGAAATAAGTAATTAATGAATATGCAAAAAAGCAGCCGGCTATAAGCCGACTGCTTGGTATCCATGCTGAGTAAGACTACTCAGTAGTGTATGGCAATAATGCGATTTGACGGGAGCGTTTGATTGCAATCGTCAAAGCACGTTGATATTTAGCGCTAGTACCTGTTACACGGCGTGGCAAAATTTTTCCACGTTCGCTGATAAATTTACGAAGCAAGTCCGTATCTTTATAATCGATGTGAGTAATTTTGTTTGCTGTGAAGAAGCATACTTTACGACGTTTGTTACGACCGCCACGACGTGCTGGTCTTTTATCGTCTCCGCCTTCTCTTTGCTTGAAGCCCATGCTTTTCAGTCCTTTCCTATCGTGTAACTAATATCTCCTTAGAGAATCGGTTCACGTTAAAATGGCAAATCATCATCCGATATATCAATCGGTTTTCCGTCATCGGAAAAAGGATCCTGATTGTTGCTACGCGAATTATTATTGTTCGCGCGCCCGCCGCCTCCGTAAGAAGGCTCTTCACGCATTGGTTGCCCACCGCCGCCACCGTTGTTATCACGGTTAGCTGACTCCAAGAAACGGACGTTATCGGCAATGACTTCGGTCACGTATACACGTTTTCCTTCGTTATTCTCGTAGTTCCGTACTTGAATGCGTCCTTCGACTGCAGCTAGGCGTCCTTTGCGCAAATAGTTTGCACAAGTCTCAGCAAGCTGTCTCCAGGTTACGACCGGAATGAAATCCGCTTCCCGCTCTCCCCCTTGGCTTGTAAACGGTCTGTCCACTGCCAAAGTAAATTGCGTAACTGCTACTCCTGCTGGAGTATAACGCAACTCAGGATCCCGGGTTAACCGGCCGATCAGAATGACACGGTTCAACAATGTAATCCCCTCCTTCAGAGCGTATTGGTGCGTTAATCACGAGTTTTGTCTTAAGCAGACTTAACGTCGTTCGTAATGAGATAACGAATTACTTCGTCAGAAATCTTCATGAGACGCTCAAGTTCAGTAACAACTGCTGGTTCAGCAGTGAAGTGTACCAAAACATAAACACCATCACGGAATTTCTTGATCTCATACGCAAGACGGCGTTTACCCATAACGTCGTGAGCTGTAACTTCACCACCGCCGTTGGAGATGATGCCTTGGAATTTATCGACTGTAGCTTGAACAACTTCTTGCTCAACGTCAGGACGAATAATGTACATCACTTCATATTTGCGCATAATTTTCACCTCCTTATGGACTCTGGCCCTCAATCCAGGTTGAGAGCAAGGAACGAGCACAAACTCGAACTATATTAATATAACAAATACAGAACCATAATGCAAGCAAACGTTCCCTTTATATATGACACATGATCACCCGTACTATGGAGCACACTACAGAAGCTACAACGAAATACATTAGCCAAGGAGGTTTTTCATATCATGGGCGAAAGAACTGAGTTTGAACCAGGAGACAAAGCTCCAAATGATGGCGAGTACACCGAAGTCGGTGAGAATAGCTTTCACACGGAGATCAACAATCCAAAGCGAGTAACGCTGCATAAGGGTGAATCCTTCCCAGAGACAAGCAATCATAATCGTAAGTG
It includes:
- a CDS encoding MFS transporter; this encodes MQKQMKWPLILFAVGVFMAALDNGIITSSLTTLNASFGVSPTWGAWTITLYTLGLAVSVPIAGKLSDRYGRKKLFLIEVALFGIGSLLVALSTSFTFFLVARVIQALGGGGIFIIASSYVLSKFPAERQGTALGLLGGMNGVAAILGPNIGAFILDMTGNWHWLFLINVPIAILLFIAGIRYIQDEQELNRAAVDWSGIAVLTIGVLSLMYSFSNLDGVNMLQSVGSPMFYGFFLLGVVVLIVFYFLERRLEGSGREPVVSTQLLGIASFRWTLLIAFFSGAILASVIFIPGFVEQYLGVSNTASGYWFTPLALASGIGAGGGGYLVDKKGPIWTLSVAGLLSAIGFLLFPLWVEHIWQFVIASTLVGIGFGMMLGAPVNVLVTEQAGENNKGIAVATSSLFRQMAMAIAPTIFAGFLARSFSNLGTNIQNGFADQGIQVPPEMLEQYTSGGASGSDVSSLTEGLAQIPDPGIRETILQALHVTTGQGYNGLFWSAVIFSVLTLVAALITGVLRNREKGSTVDLS
- a CDS encoding S9 family peptidase; translated protein: MLQVNFRGSTGYGKEFLDAGNKQWGKDMQNDITDGVNWLIEEGTVDADRVAIYGASYGGYAALAGLAFTPDVYAAGISYVGPSNIFTLLDSLPPYWESERNMFYERVGDPEKDKELLTAISPLFHIDQMKAPLFVVQGANDPRVKQAESDQIVEALRERGVDVPYMLKTNEGHGFANVENQLDLYRAIEKFLNRHLMK
- a CDS encoding S-layer homology domain-containing protein — protein: MNSISKKVYALTLSMAMSIALIQPAVQAAEAVKPTATVAETIASKATQTLQQLGYIDGTVESNTPITRAEAAVILQRVLKLDAPASLTGFADVSASDEAAPAIYALKQSGLIQGKAKGYAPDAPLTRAQMASLFTRAFELKDNGIQVVYSDMKQIPAVHVEDAVRIKQHFIIEGSAFNAKQSVTHGEFADALYLALGLDVKSEGLTPLEYFFKQPAQAGFQMSPDGKHLAYLEPWNNRMNIVVKENGQDKSVRVTSESERSIMGFGWATDNKLLYIKDAAGDENYHIYVTDIDGKNNKDLTPYPNTRASLIDPLEGVPDEILVAMNKRDPQIFDVYRININTGEATLAAENPGNITGWLTDHEGKIRVAVSSDGNVSSLMYRDSEDKPFEPLLTTKLGETFAPVMFTYDNKNIYAISNLDRDKSAIVEYSPSTKQVTKTIFENKDVDVNSFVPSKAKGKILAAVYETDKVNYEFFDAEFKKLMEDIKAKVPGKEISLSSISEEGQVLFISYSDKSMGTYYFYDSVTGKLDKLADAAPWIDEDKMSDMKPISYKSRDGLTIHGYLTLPKGVEASQLPLVVVPHGGPWARDSWGITLRSNSSLVEATLCCR
- a CDS encoding D-alanyl-D-alanine carboxypeptidase family protein, whose protein sequence is MMKKWWKRAGMLLALLIIIYLGVKPDMLVGKPGIKAESAVLMDMRTEQILLDFNGSEGTAPAGVSKLMTELLVLDAITNGDIHWEDSVTISLYASSVGGSHLALKQGEQFTVRELFQIVAVYSANDAAVALAEYISGSEQNFVSAMNKRAAAIGLSDTTVFTNSTGLSEKLLGPNRPEAIQGQTVMTAIDACKLAKYLITNYPQILETSSQMQVSIHQRGMYMSNTNWMLSSLGGPYAYDGNDGLKTGYDEDSGYHFVGTTERNGKRLISVVFGSESREGRFVETKKLFNYGFAGSQ